The Chryseobacterium geocarposphaerae genome window below encodes:
- the udk gene encoding uridine kinase, with product MLVIGIAGGTGSGKTTVVDKIIQQLDIEGMNILSQDNYYHDNHNLTLTEREALNYDHPKSIDFDLLIKHVKALKNNEPIEQPIYSFVTHGRTGDHVTVEPKNVLVVEGILVLTNKELLKEFDLKVFVHADSDERLIRRIRRDTQERGRDLNEVLHRYQTTLKPMHQEFIEPSKNEADLIIPNMKQNSVAIDFLTTVIKNSLRKH from the coding sequence ATGCTTGTAATAGGAATTGCAGGAGGTACAGGATCCGGCAAAACTACGGTTGTTGATAAGATCATTCAGCAGCTTGATATCGAAGGAATGAATATCCTTTCACAGGATAATTACTATCATGATAATCATAATCTTACATTAACGGAAAGAGAAGCTTTAAATTATGATCATCCTAAATCCATCGATTTTGATTTGTTGATAAAACATGTGAAAGCTTTAAAAAACAATGAGCCGATCGAACAGCCAATCTATAGTTTTGTAACACACGGAAGAACCGGAGATCATGTGACTGTAGAGCCTAAAAATGTATTGGTTGTAGAAGGAATTTTGGTACTTACGAACAAAGAATTACTAAAAGAATTTGATTTAAAAGTATTTGTTCATGCAGATTCTGATGAAAGACTGATCAGAAGGATCAGGAGAGATACTCAGGAAAGAGGAAGAGACCTGAATGAAGTACTGCACCGTTATCAGACAACATTGAAACCGATGCACCAGGAATTTATTGAGCCTTCAAAAAATGAAGCAGATCTTATTATCCCGAATATGAAGCAAAATTCCGTGGCGATTGATTTTTTAACTACTGTTATTAAAAATTCGTTGAGAAAACATTAG
- a CDS encoding Lrp/AsnC family transcriptional regulator encodes MERLDEKDLQLLRILQKNAKLTVKELAKEVNLSASPVFERMKRLEQEGYIKHYAAILEAEKLNRGFTVFCQVKLKIHDRSVGNRFVEDILQIDEVAECYNISGDFDFLLKVQVRDMKHYQDFVFNKLGSVDSIGSTHSTFVMAEVKNIHGVNI; translated from the coding sequence GTGGAAAGACTGGATGAAAAGGATCTTCAACTGCTGAGAATCCTTCAAAAAAATGCAAAACTAACCGTAAAAGAGCTCGCGAAAGAAGTAAACCTATCTGCTTCCCCTGTTTTTGAACGGATGAAAAGACTGGAGCAGGAAGGATATATTAAACATTATGCTGCCATTCTGGAAGCGGAAAAATTGAATCGTGGTTTTACCGTTTTTTGTCAGGTAAAACTGAAAATCCATGATCGTTCTGTCGGAAATCGATTTGTTGAAGATATTTTACAGATTGATGAAGTCGCAGAATGCTATAATATTTCCGGAGATTTTGATTTTTTACTGAAAGTTCAGGTAAGAGATATGAAGCACTATCAGGATTTTGTTTTTAATAAATTAGGCTCTGTAGATTCTATCGGAAGTACACACAGTACGTTTGTGATGGCAGAGGTGAAAAATATTCATGGGGTGAATATTTAA
- the metE gene encoding 5-methyltetrahydropteroyltriglutamate--homocysteine S-methyltransferase, translating into MQTHLLGYPRIGSNRELKKACEQYWAGKINLDDLLEVGKTITQSNWKLQQEAGIDLIPCNDFSYYDQVLDMTLTVGAIPERYQEIALKKPELDVYFAMARGFQKDGLDITAMEMTKWFDTNYHYIVPEFQKNQEFKLFSNKIIEEFIRAKQTGFNAKPVIIGLLTYLLLGKEKEEGFDKLDLAQNLLPVYIQILKELEGHGAEYIQFDEPFLALDLTEKAKEVYQFVYAEIKKQFPKLTFIVATYFDGLKDNLSLATSLPVDVLHIDLVRCPEQLDEVLNNIPNTLSLSLGVVDGRNIWKNDFQHSLQFIKKAVQKIGSERVFIAPSCSLLHSPFDLDSEKNEETLSPEIKQWMAFAKQKVYEVVNLKKLASENPDYNTLQILAENKKAIENRKTSPLIHNQKVKDRIDVTTESDARRNNPFNVRKEVQQEVLQLPLFPTTTIGSFPQTKEVRNWRAKFKKGELNAEQYDILLKQETERTIRWQEEIGIDVLVHGEFERNDMVEYFGEQLAGFAFTQNGWVQSYGSRCVKPPVIFGDVYRPNPMTVYWSEYAQSLTKKWVKGMLTGPVTILQWSFVRDDQPRSLTCKQIALAIRDEVNDLEKAGIRIIQIDEPAIREGLPLRTSDWQNYLKWAVEAFRISASGVEDATQIHTHMCYSEFNDIIQNIADMDADVITIECSRSQMELLNAFADFKYPNEIGPGVYDIHSPRVPSKEEMVELLKKAQTVIPVQQLWVNPDCGLKTRHWDETEKALIAMVEASREASKEFALETF; encoded by the coding sequence ATGCAAACACATCTTCTTGGCTATCCGCGTATTGGTAGCAACAGAGAACTCAAAAAAGCCTGTGAACAATATTGGGCAGGTAAAATCAATTTAGACGACCTTCTAGAGGTTGGAAAAACCATTACTCAAAGTAATTGGAAACTTCAGCAGGAAGCGGGAATTGACCTTATCCCATGTAATGATTTTTCGTATTACGATCAGGTTTTGGATATGACCTTAACGGTTGGAGCCATTCCTGAACGTTATCAGGAAATTGCTTTAAAAAAGCCCGAACTGGACGTTTATTTTGCAATGGCAAGAGGTTTCCAGAAAGACGGCTTAGATATTACCGCAATGGAAATGACGAAATGGTTTGATACGAATTATCATTATATCGTCCCTGAATTTCAGAAAAACCAGGAATTTAAATTATTCTCCAATAAAATCATCGAAGAATTCATTCGTGCGAAACAGACCGGATTCAATGCAAAACCTGTTATTATTGGTTTATTAACGTATTTACTGCTTGGAAAAGAGAAAGAAGAAGGTTTTGATAAGTTGGATTTAGCTCAAAACTTACTTCCTGTTTATATTCAGATCTTAAAGGAGCTGGAGGGTCACGGTGCGGAATACATTCAGTTTGATGAGCCATTTTTAGCATTAGATTTAACTGAAAAAGCAAAAGAAGTCTATCAGTTTGTGTATGCTGAAATCAAAAAACAGTTCCCTAAGCTTACATTTATTGTCGCAACTTATTTTGACGGCTTAAAAGACAATCTTTCACTCGCCACTTCCCTACCTGTCGATGTTTTACACATTGACCTGGTTCGTTGTCCAGAACAATTGGATGAAGTTTTGAATAATATTCCCAATACTTTAAGCCTTTCTTTGGGTGTTGTAGACGGCAGAAACATCTGGAAAAATGATTTTCAGCATTCTTTACAGTTCATTAAAAAAGCTGTTCAAAAAATTGGTTCGGAAAGGGTTTTCATCGCCCCGTCCTGTTCTTTGTTACACTCTCCTTTCGATCTGGATTCAGAGAAAAATGAAGAAACTTTATCTCCCGAAATCAAACAATGGATGGCTTTTGCGAAACAGAAAGTGTATGAAGTTGTCAATTTAAAGAAATTGGCTTCAGAAAACCCGGATTACAATACGTTGCAGATTTTAGCAGAAAATAAAAAAGCGATTGAAAACCGTAAAACATCTCCATTAATTCACAATCAAAAAGTAAAAGACCGTATTGATGTTACTACTGAAAGTGATGCCCGAAGAAACAATCCATTTAATGTTAGAAAAGAAGTACAACAGGAAGTACTGCAGCTTCCTTTATTTCCAACAACTACCATCGGTTCATTTCCACAGACAAAAGAGGTGAGAAACTGGCGTGCCAAATTCAAGAAAGGGGAACTGAATGCCGAACAATATGATATTTTGCTAAAACAGGAAACCGAAAGAACGATTCGTTGGCAGGAAGAAATCGGAATCGATGTGCTTGTTCACGGGGAATTCGAAAGAAACGATATGGTGGAATATTTCGGGGAACAATTGGCTGGGTTTGCGTTTACACAAAACGGTTGGGTTCAAAGTTATGGAAGCCGTTGTGTGAAACCTCCGGTGATTTTCGGAGATGTATACAGACCGAATCCAATGACTGTTTATTGGTCGGAATATGCTCAATCTTTAACTAAAAAATGGGTAAAAGGAATGCTAACTGGACCTGTAACGATTCTTCAATGGTCTTTTGTACGTGATGACCAACCTCGTTCACTGACCTGCAAACAGATCGCTTTAGCAATTCGAGATGAAGTCAATGATCTGGAAAAAGCAGGAATCAGGATTATCCAGATTGATGAACCTGCGATTCGTGAAGGACTTCCATTAAGAACATCCGACTGGCAGAATTATCTGAAATGGGCAGTTGAAGCGTTCAGAATTTCAGCAAGCGGCGTGGAAGATGCAACACAAATTCATACCCATATGTGTTATTCTGAATTTAATGATATTATCCAAAATATTGCTGATATGGATGCCGATGTGATTACGATAGAATGTTCCAGAAGCCAGATGGAATTATTAAATGCTTTTGCAGATTTCAAATATCCTAATGAAATCGGACCGGGAGTTTATGATATTCACTCACCAAGAGTTCCGTCTAAAGAGGAAATGGTTGAACTGTTGAAAAAAGCACAAACTGTTATTCCTGTGCAACAACTTTGGGTTAATCCTGATTGCGGCTTGAAAACCCGTCATTGGGATGAAACAGAAAAGGCTTTGATTGCGATGGTGGAGGCTTCTAGGGAAGCTAGTAAGGAGTTTGCTTTGGAGACGTTTTGA
- a CDS encoding KTSC domain-containing protein, which translates to MKKIGEHRKLLGVDQNVTLKELKTIYRNAMKDTHPDKFINDEAGQLEAEEKSKSVIEAYHFLVSINPETQEKYKEEYTETITKSNIQDFYLEKSILTVLHLNGVSYEYMGVPKNTYIKMINSDSPSRFARRHIYGNFVFRKAGEVMQD; encoded by the coding sequence ATGAAAAAAATTGGCGAGCACAGAAAACTTTTGGGAGTTGATCAGAATGTAACTTTAAAAGAGCTGAAAACCATCTACAGAAATGCGATGAAAGATACGCATCCTGATAAATTCATCAACGATGAAGCCGGACAACTGGAAGCTGAGGAAAAAAGTAAATCTGTGATTGAAGCTTACCATTTTTTAGTAAGTATCAATCCGGAAACGCAGGAAAAATACAAAGAAGAATATACAGAAACGATTACCAAATCCAATATCCAGGATTTTTATCTGGAAAAATCGATTCTTACCGTTCTTCACCTGAATGGAGTGTCATACGAATACATGGGTGTTCCGAAAAACACCTATATTAAGATGATCAATTCAGATTCACCAAGCCGTTTTGCAAGAAGACATATCTATGGAAATTTTGTTTTCAGAAAAGCGGGTGAAGTTATGCAGGACTAA
- a CDS encoding Cof-type HAD-IIB family hydrolase: MKDIKLIVTDMDGTFLNSKYEVSPDFPAVYEELKKRDILFVPASGRQMSGITKYFGEIQSEIGFIAENGGYVVYKNEEIFADKFSQESIADIIRTIRAIPEARAVLSAKENSYYESSDEVFVEYFSKYYIQNQKKEDLTLEVDDSVFKIAVYHPVSAEEFLYPALKNFEDEDLVVVVSGKNWLDIMNKHTNKGNAIEKLQKSLNILPEQTMAFGDYLNDIEMLKNAHYSYAMENAHPSVKEVARFEACSNDRFGVLETIKTYLNGM, translated from the coding sequence ATGAAGGATATAAAGCTGATTGTAACCGATATGGACGGGACATTTCTGAATTCAAAATACGAAGTAAGTCCGGATTTTCCAGCGGTATATGAAGAACTGAAGAAACGCGATATTCTTTTCGTTCCTGCAAGCGGGAGACAGATGTCGGGAATTACCAAATATTTTGGAGAGATCCAAAGTGAAATAGGTTTTATTGCTGAAAACGGCGGTTATGTAGTGTATAAAAATGAAGAGATTTTTGCTGATAAGTTCAGCCAGGAATCCATTGCCGATATTATTCGTACAATAAGAGCAATTCCCGAAGCAAGAGCGGTTTTAAGTGCCAAAGAAAACTCGTATTATGAAAGTTCCGATGAGGTATTCGTAGAGTATTTTTCTAAATATTACATTCAGAATCAGAAAAAAGAAGACCTTACATTGGAAGTTGATGATTCGGTTTTTAAAATTGCAGTCTATCATCCGGTAAGTGCTGAAGAATTTCTATACCCGGCTTTGAAAAATTTTGAAGATGAAGATTTAGTAGTCGTAGTTTCGGGGAAAAACTGGCTGGATATTATGAATAAGCACACCAACAAAGGTAATGCCATTGAAAAGCTGCAGAAATCTTTAAATATCCTTCCGGAGCAGACAATGGCTTTCGGTGACTATCTGAACGATATTGAAATGCTTAAGAATGCTCATTATTCCTACGCTATGGAAAATGCCCATCCTTCGGTAAAAGAAGTAGCCAGGTTTGAAGCCTGTTCCAACGACCGGTTTGGAGTATTAGAAACCATAAAAACGTATCTGAACGGAATGTAA
- a CDS encoding AraC family transcriptional regulator: MNFIPSVMKHSHPAFEAVKPNIGSSFTSLKFLKNENIKSHIWHYHPEIELIFVCGGSGKRQIGSNISYFSDGDLVLMGSNLPHCGMTNENTNNDYEMVIQFKPDFLGEEIWTLPEMQKIAVLLEKAKAGIVFSENIKKEIGQKIVEMHESSSLDKLMRFLKILEELASTNEYRILNAGKYYLQTQVEDNERINHIFNFVKDHFKEQISLEQISDLANMKVPSFCRYFKKITNKTFTQFVNEYRITHSLKLLAEQPLSITDVCFESGFNNFSYFNKTFKEYTGKSPSQYRKEFNYLID, from the coding sequence ATGAATTTTATCCCGAGTGTTATGAAGCATTCCCATCCCGCCTTTGAAGCCGTAAAACCTAATATAGGAAGCAGTTTTACGAGTTTAAAATTTCTGAAAAACGAAAATATTAAGTCTCATATTTGGCATTATCATCCTGAAATTGAGCTTATTTTCGTGTGTGGTGGTTCGGGAAAGAGGCAAATCGGGAGTAATATTTCTTATTTTTCAGACGGTGATCTGGTTTTAATGGGGAGCAATCTTCCGCACTGCGGAATGACCAATGAAAATACCAATAATGATTATGAAATGGTAATCCAGTTTAAACCCGATTTTTTAGGAGAAGAAATCTGGACTTTACCCGAAATGCAGAAAATTGCAGTTCTGCTGGAAAAGGCAAAAGCAGGGATTGTATTTTCTGAAAATATTAAAAAAGAAATAGGGCAGAAGATTGTAGAAATGCACGAGTCCTCTTCGCTGGATAAACTGATGAGGTTCCTGAAAATCCTGGAAGAACTGGCTTCTACCAATGAATACAGAATTTTAAATGCCGGAAAATATTACCTTCAGACCCAGGTGGAAGACAATGAGAGAATTAACCATATTTTCAATTTCGTGAAAGACCATTTTAAAGAACAGATTAGTCTGGAGCAGATTTCTGATCTTGCGAATATGAAAGTACCTTCTTTTTGCCGGTATTTTAAAAAGATCACCAACAAAACATTTACCCAGTTTGTGAATGAATACAGGATTACCCATTCATTAAAACTACTTGCAGAACAGCCTTTAAGCATTACTGACGTCTGTTTTGAATCCGGCTTTAATAATTTCAGTTACTTTAATAAAACATTTAAAGAATACACCGGGAAAAGTCCTTCACAATACAGAAAAGAATTTAATTATCTGATTGATTAG
- a CDS encoding efflux RND transporter permease subunit, protein MKLAEISIKRPSLVIVLFTILTLGGLLSYSMMGYELIPKFETNMVTISTVYPGASPSEVETSVTRKIEDAVGSLENVKKVESSSYESLSVIMVQLNTGADVNYALNDAQRKVNAILADLPDDADPPSLQKFSLDDLPIMTLSISSSKLNNKDLYDLLDKKIEPIFSRVNGVAQVTLVGGQEREIQVNLDEKKMQGYGVAIADVQQAILSSNLDFPTGALKTRTSRSTIRLSGKYKNVQEMNNLVVSNKNGAQVRLSDIATVFDTQKDVEKVARYNQHSTILLQVKKQSDANAVSVSELVKKTIGQVQDNYKVQDIKVNIVDDTTDFTLEAADHVIFDLFLAIILVAVVMLLFLHNIRNAFIVMVSIPMSLIATVIGMYLMGYTLNLMSLLGLSLVVGILVDDAIVVLENVYRHMEMGKSRIRAAYDGASEIGFTVTAITMVIVVVFLPIAMSSGLVADILAQFCVTVVIATLLSLLASFTIIPWLSSRFGKLVHLTGKNPFEKFILWFEKQLEKFTHWISNILEWCLKNTWRRVLTVFFTFVLLIVTTMGLLGGGFIGGEFFPKMDRGQFLVQMELPKDASVEKTNQVTLAVEKYLRNDKDVVDMITTVGQQSSGFGGAQATLYQSEIQVILVDKSLRNESTDIKSARIKRALEEKFTGVEFKTAPIGLMGADNAPIELVVTAQDNETANKEANRILELLKKVPGSVDAELSTDSGNPEVQVNIDRDKMASLGLNLSSVGQTMQTAFSGNTDGKFRAGEYEYDINIRFGDANRKSIEDVRNLMFTNPQGEQIRLSQFAEVKMGSGPSLLERRDKAPSVKVKSKVVGRPVGDVANEWAAMFMDNEKTKPAGVTYIWSGDMENQTEGFGTLGIALLAAIVLVYLVMVSLYDSFVYPFVVLFSIPLALIGVMVILAITGNSLNIFTMLGMIMLIGLVAKNAIMIVDFANMRKAAGFNTHDALIQANHARLRPILMTTIAMIFGMIPIAIAKGAGAEMNNGLAWVIIGGLTSSLFLTLIIVPVVYSLFDSILRRMGKHEKVDYEAEMKADYVHRELSEDGFTPKHVD, encoded by the coding sequence ATGAAGTTAGCAGAAATATCCATTAAAAGGCCATCGCTGGTTATCGTATTGTTTACGATACTTACGCTGGGTGGTTTATTAAGTTACTCCATGATGGGGTACGAGTTGATTCCGAAGTTTGAAACCAATATGGTAACCATTTCTACGGTATATCCGGGAGCTTCACCGAGCGAGGTGGAAACGTCGGTGACCAGAAAAATTGAAGATGCTGTTGGTTCTTTGGAAAATGTGAAAAAGGTAGAATCTTCGTCTTACGAAAGTTTATCGGTAATCATGGTTCAGCTGAATACAGGTGCCGATGTAAACTATGCGTTGAATGATGCACAGAGAAAAGTAAATGCTATTTTAGCAGATCTTCCGGATGATGCGGATCCGCCTTCATTACAGAAATTCTCATTGGATGATTTACCGATCATGACATTGAGTATTTCTAGTAGTAAGCTTAATAACAAGGATCTTTACGATCTTTTAGATAAAAAAATTGAGCCTATATTCTCCCGTGTAAACGGAGTTGCTCAGGTTACCCTTGTAGGGGGTCAGGAAAGAGAGATTCAGGTAAATCTGGATGAAAAGAAAATGCAGGGATATGGTGTTGCTATTGCAGATGTACAGCAAGCGATTCTTTCTTCAAACTTAGACTTCCCGACAGGAGCTTTAAAAACGAGAACTTCAAGATCTACGATCAGACTTTCAGGAAAGTATAAAAATGTTCAGGAAATGAATAATCTTGTTGTTTCCAATAAAAATGGAGCTCAGGTTCGTTTGTCTGATATTGCAACGGTTTTTGATACCCAGAAAGATGTAGAAAAAGTAGCAAGATACAACCAGCATTCAACGATTTTACTTCAGGTAAAAAAGCAATCGGATGCCAATGCGGTGTCAGTTTCAGAGTTAGTTAAGAAAACCATTGGTCAGGTTCAGGATAATTATAAAGTTCAGGATATTAAGGTAAATATTGTAGATGATACTACTGACTTTACGCTTGAAGCGGCAGATCACGTAATTTTCGACTTATTCCTGGCGATTATTTTGGTGGCTGTAGTAATGTTATTATTCCTTCACAACATCAGAAACGCATTCATCGTAATGGTTTCAATCCCGATGTCTTTGATTGCTACCGTAATCGGAATGTATCTGATGGGATATACCTTGAACCTGATGAGTTTATTGGGGCTGTCACTTGTTGTAGGTATCCTTGTGGATGACGCGATTGTGGTATTGGAAAACGTTTACCGACACATGGAGATGGGAAAAAGCAGAATCCGTGCAGCATACGATGGAGCTTCGGAAATTGGATTTACCGTAACGGCAATCACGATGGTAATTGTAGTGGTATTCTTACCAATTGCGATGAGTTCGGGATTGGTTGCTGATATCTTGGCACAGTTCTGTGTTACGGTAGTTATTGCAACATTATTATCATTATTGGCTTCATTTACCATTATTCCATGGTTATCTTCAAGATTTGGTAAGTTGGTTCATTTGACTGGAAAAAATCCTTTTGAGAAATTCATCCTTTGGTTTGAAAAGCAACTGGAGAAATTTACACACTGGATCAGTAATATCTTAGAATGGTGCCTTAAAAATACTTGGAGAAGAGTGTTAACCGTATTCTTTACTTTCGTATTGCTTATTGTTACCACGATGGGTTTACTTGGAGGAGGATTTATCGGAGGTGAATTCTTCCCTAAAATGGACAGAGGACAGTTCCTTGTTCAGATGGAATTACCAAAAGATGCTTCGGTAGAGAAAACGAACCAGGTAACATTAGCGGTTGAAAAATACCTTAGAAATGATAAGGACGTTGTAGATATGATTACAACAGTTGGTCAGCAGTCATCAGGTTTTGGTGGAGCTCAGGCTACTTTGTATCAATCGGAAATTCAGGTAATCTTGGTAGACAAGTCTCTTCGTAATGAGAGTACGGATATCAAATCTGCAAGAATCAAAAGAGCATTAGAAGAGAAATTTACGGGAGTTGAATTTAAAACAGCGCCAATCGGATTAATGGGAGCAGATAATGCACCGATTGAACTTGTAGTAACCGCTCAGGATAACGAAACTGCAAACAAGGAAGCGAACAGAATTCTTGAATTGCTTAAAAAAGTTCCGGGATCAGTAGATGCAGAATTATCAACGGATTCTGGAAATCCGGAGGTTCAGGTGAATATTGACAGAGATAAAATGGCTTCTTTAGGCTTAAATCTTTCCAGTGTAGGACAAACGATGCAGACTGCATTCAGTGGAAATACAGACGGAAAATTCAGAGCGGGAGAATATGAATACGATATCAATATCCGTTTTGGGGATGCGAACAGAAAGTCGATTGAAGATGTAAGAAACTTAATGTTTACGAATCCTCAGGGAGAGCAGATTAGATTAAGCCAGTTTGCAGAAGTAAAAATGGGTTCCGGACCAAGTTTGTTGGAACGTAGAGATAAAGCTCCTTCTGTAAAAGTAAAATCTAAAGTAGTAGGTCGTCCTGTAGGTGATGTTGCAAACGAATGGGCTGCAATGTTTATGGATAATGAGAAAACAAAACCTGCCGGTGTGACTTACATTTGGAGTGGAGATATGGAAAACCAGACTGAAGGTTTCGGTACGTTGGGAATTGCATTATTAGCAGCTATCGTATTGGTTTATTTGGTAATGGTTTCATTATATGATTCTTTCGTATATCCGTTTGTGGTATTGTTCTCAATTCCATTGGCATTGATCGGGGTAATGGTAATTTTGGCCATCACCGGAAACTCGCTGAATATCTTTACGATGTTGGGGATGATCATGTTGATTGGTTTGGTAGCGAAGAACGCGATTATGATTGTCGACTTTGCCAATATGAGAAAAGCAGCAGGATTCAATACTCATGATGCTTTGATCCAGGCAAACCACGCACGTCTTCGTCCGATCCTGATGACTACGATTGCGATGATCTTCGGTATGATCCCGATTGCGATTGCAAAAGGAGCAGGAGCGGAGATGAACAACGGATTGGCTTGGGTAATCATCGGTGGTTTGACATCGTCATTATTCCTTACACTGATCATTGTACCGGTAGTTTACTCTTTATTTGACTCTATTCTAAGAAGAATGGGTAAACATGAAAAAGTAGACTATGAAGCTGAAATGAAAGCTGACTATGTACACAGAGAACTAAGTGAAGACGGGTTTACTCCGAAGCACGTAGACTAA
- a CDS encoding efflux RND transporter periplasmic adaptor subunit, producing the protein MKKTLIYIIVAAVLVGLAAYKIASNKEKQTQEVKEVAKQVDKINVNVITVGRENINTDYSANGTFLPKQEMNQSSEISGRIVSVLVKEGSRVSAGQTLATIKRDAIEVDVTQAQNNLQNAIIDNQRYENAYKTGGVTKQQLDNSRLQLKNAQAAVRAQSVKVNDTNVRAGISGTINKKMVEPGTVVSPGTSMFEIVNINSLKLSVLVDESQVGKIALGQEVAINVNVLPGESFSGRITFIAPKSDASLNFPVEIEVQNRGNLKAGMYATATFKTNHGAETQNMLTVPAEAFVNGVSSGQLFVVNNGIAKLIKVQTGKVYGDKVQILSGLNGGEQVVTSGQINLDNGSKINIVK; encoded by the coding sequence ATGAAAAAAACTTTAATATATATTATCGTCGCGGCGGTATTAGTAGGTTTGGCAGCTTATAAAATTGCCAGCAATAAAGAGAAGCAGACGCAGGAAGTAAAAGAGGTGGCTAAGCAGGTTGATAAGATCAATGTCAATGTAATAACAGTAGGCAGAGAAAATATTAATACTGACTATTCTGCTAACGGAACTTTCCTTCCTAAACAGGAAATGAACCAGTCCTCAGAAATTTCAGGACGTATTGTAAGTGTTTTGGTAAAAGAAGGATCAAGAGTTTCGGCAGGGCAAACTTTAGCAACCATTAAAAGAGATGCTATTGAAGTAGATGTTACGCAGGCTCAGAACAATTTACAAAATGCAATTATCGATAATCAGCGTTATGAAAATGCATATAAAACAGGTGGTGTTACAAAGCAACAGCTTGATAATTCAAGATTACAGCTAAAAAATGCTCAGGCTGCAGTAAGAGCTCAAAGTGTTAAAGTAAATGATACTAATGTAAGAGCGGGAATCAGTGGTACAATCAACAAAAAAATGGTAGAACCGGGAACTGTGGTTTCTCCTGGAACTTCAATGTTTGAAATTGTAAACATTAACTCCCTTAAACTTTCTGTGTTGGTAGATGAAAGTCAGGTAGGAAAAATTGCATTAGGTCAGGAAGTGGCTATTAATGTTAATGTTTTACCTGGAGAATCTTTCAGCGGAAGAATTACGTTCATTGCTCCTAAAAGTGATGCCTCTTTAAATTTCCCTGTTGAAATTGAAGTTCAGAACAGAGGTAATCTTAAAGCGGGGATGTATGCAACAGCTACATTCAAAACAAATCACGGTGCTGAAACTCAGAATATGTTAACGGTTCCGGCGGAAGCTTTCGTAAACGGAGTAAGTTCAGGACAATTGTTTGTTGTGAATAACGGAATTGCTAAATTAATTAAAGTTCAGACCGGAAAAGTATACGGTGACAAAGTTCAGATCTTAAGCGGATTGAATGGTGGTGAGCAGGTAGTAACCAGCGGACAGATCAACCTTGATAACGGTTCAAAAATCAATATCGTAAAGTAA